A stretch of Candidatus Cloacimonadota bacterium DNA encodes these proteins:
- a CDS encoding GHKL domain-containing protein, producing MKRKKAGLEKRIFISFFVISLLLVLFLTILQWIIAKNIIKQYENEKILKPLSFIKLAQTEFKEGSLDLLNSITDDKEIVNSILDLDSLKISKRITPYLSNPKAGHIVIYNHENDLIYGTEWDLIEKYVNKMFQLLYVNDFGSFIANFGNKLYQISYFSFYEDDEKEKFIGIVVNVESINRQSFHLEQYNEVVLIPNSEELRKDLFPDNFSNLVDNISNKIGKMIDEDKEESIFRLNTEIASGIYINYDLNGEPSAFFIIPFNRNFNQFVQQSILFFLIIILGITLIAIVLIGTWFKQTILHPIKEIRDRMQDVAKNPSIIEPIEIRYYGKIGDIVEKLENKYSGVLGDMIETFNMMNKALAEYSSSHKGYKFLVEHLNSGIFWLDSEYKIILCNPSFRELLEISETDKVLGVSLIEFLHFSPRILEKAKTEAITISSVRVKIKDKVKYLIFNVRPVEDKSGTRLVGSIADITKEVTERKAREALELELIKSNKLAEIGRRVEGIIHNLNSPLNSILGYAQLLKKEFSRHKDLEKILEAGKVISHYVKVLQTKIRKDDVYMTHPININELIEQELELCTHNLFFKHYVILEKNLDPELPEILAVFGDISLCVANLLNNAIESLKDSPEKYIRVRTYQTSELVAIEIEDTGSGIEEKNLDKIFEPYFTTKKHKDAIGFGLGLAIGKNITEKYNGRIEVKSIIGHGSTFTIFLPFGK from the coding sequence ATGAAAAGAAAGAAAGCTGGTCTTGAAAAAAGGATCTTTATTTCATTTTTCGTTATTTCACTTTTACTTGTGCTTTTCTTAACAATCCTGCAATGGATAATTGCCAAAAATATCATCAAGCAATATGAAAATGAAAAGATATTAAAACCACTGTCATTTATTAAATTAGCACAAACTGAATTTAAAGAAGGTAGCCTTGATCTTCTCAACTCGATTACAGATGATAAAGAAATTGTTAATAGTATCCTTGATCTTGATTCCTTGAAAATATCTAAAAGAATAACTCCTTATTTATCTAATCCTAAAGCAGGTCATATTGTTATTTATAATCACGAGAATGATCTGATCTATGGAACAGAATGGGATTTGATTGAAAAATATGTTAATAAAATGTTCCAGCTTTTATATGTTAATGATTTCGGTTCTTTTATCGCTAATTTCGGTAATAAACTCTATCAAATATCTTATTTCTCTTTTTATGAGGATGATGAGAAAGAAAAATTTATCGGTATCGTAGTAAATGTTGAATCCATCAACAGGCAGTCTTTTCATTTGGAGCAATATAATGAGGTAGTCTTGATTCCCAATTCCGAAGAACTCCGGAAAGACCTGTTTCCTGACAATTTTTCTAATTTGGTCGATAATATTTCAAACAAAATAGGTAAAATGATCGATGAGGATAAAGAAGAATCGATTTTTCGTTTGAATACGGAAATTGCTTCCGGAATATATATCAATTATGATCTAAATGGAGAACCTTCTGCTTTTTTCATAATTCCTTTTAACAGGAATTTCAACCAGTTCGTACAGCAAAGCATTTTGTTTTTCTTAATAATTATTTTGGGAATTACTCTGATCGCAATCGTTTTGATCGGCACCTGGTTCAAGCAGACAATACTGCATCCAATAAAAGAAATTCGTGACAGAATGCAGGATGTTGCCAAAAATCCTTCTATTATCGAGCCGATAGAGATCAGGTATTATGGTAAAATCGGAGATATTGTAGAGAAGTTGGAAAACAAGTATTCAGGTGTTCTCGGTGATATGATCGAGACTTTCAATATGATGAATAAAGCTTTAGCAGAATATAGCAGTTCTCATAAAGGATACAAATTTTTAGTTGAACATCTGAATTCCGGGATTTTCTGGTTGGATTCGGAATACAAGATCATTTTATGCAATCCCAGTTTCAGAGAATTATTGGAAATATCAGAAACAGATAAAGTTCTCGGAGTCAGCTTGATTGAATTTCTGCATTTCAGTCCCCGTATTTTAGAAAAGGCAAAGACTGAAGCGATTACGATTTCCAGTGTAAGAGTTAAGATCAAAGATAAAGTGAAATACTTGATATTCAATGTCAGACCTGTTGAAGATAAATCCGGAACCAGGCTGGTGGGAAGTATCGCAGATATTACAAAAGAGGTTACTGAAAGAAAGGCTCGTGAAGCTCTGGAACTGGAATTGATAAAAAGCAATAAATTAGCTGAAATCGGGAGAAGAGTAGAAGGGATCATTCATAATTTGAATTCACCTCTAAATTCGATCCTCGGTTATGCTCAGTTGTTGAAAAAGGAATTTTCCAGACATAAAGATCTGGAAAAAATACTGGAAGCCGGAAAGGTCATTTCTCATTATGTAAAAGTGTTACAAACAAAGATCAGGAAAGATGATGTTTATATGACTCACCCTATCAACATCAATGAATTGATTGAGCAGGAATTGGAACTTTGCACTCACAATCTTTTTTTCAAGCATTATGTCATTCTCGAGAAGAATCTTGATCCTGAACTTCCTGAAATATTAGCAGTTTTTGGTGATATCAGTTTATGTGTGGCAAATTTATTAAACAACGCTATAGAATCTTTAAAAGACAGTCCTGAAAAATATATCCGAGTGAGAACATATCAGACAAGTGAGTTGGTCGCCATAGAAATAGAGGATACCGGTTCCGGTATTGAAGAAAAGAATTTGGATAAGATATTCGAACCATATTTTACGACTAAAAAACATAAAGATGCAATTGGATTTGGTTTAGGATTAGCAATTGGTAAAAATATCACTGAAAAATATAATGGTAGGATAGAAGTTAAATCTATTATTGGACATGGAAGCACATTTACAATATTTCTACCATTCGGAAAATAA
- a CDS encoding sigma-54-dependent Fis family transcriptional regulator yields MSKQKFFSEYSQKRAKILIVDDEQDALDIFSRQLKDDYDIDTATSATSALEKLKKNNYHITMTDVVMPGIDGIELMQEIKKQWPHISVVVISGKASIEMAVKAMKLGAEDFIEKPVEDLELLKLMIEKILKSKWQVEEIKRLRNILAHGFDRTNIVGNSLVIQKIMEKVKVIAPLDTTVLITGETGVGKELFAELIYRNSKRKDKKFVALNCGGIPENLLESMLFGHKKGAFTDAIRDKIGYFQEADGGTLFLDEITETSPSFQIKMLRVLEKGVIRQVGGDKDIEVDVRIITATNKLIEEEIEAKNFREDLYYRLNIINIKIPPLRERVEDIKILANAFMNEFSEKHGKQNLTISEPAMSILLANEWKGNVRELKNAIEHAVALCSHTKIMPEDLPDNIFQDNINLVDPLQNYLNLPFNHAKENFEKKYIEELLVKHKGDVTKVATISKIKRQNLYEKFKKYDIDLKKFRI; encoded by the coding sequence ATGAGTAAACAGAAATTTTTTTCGGAATATTCTCAAAAACGGGCAAAAATCTTGATCGTTGATGATGAACAGGATGCACTTGATATTTTCAGCAGGCAATTAAAAGATGATTATGATATTGATACTGCTACTTCTGCAACTTCAGCTCTGGAAAAGCTCAAAAAAAATAATTATCATATAACCATGACCGATGTTGTTATGCCGGGTATAGATGGGATCGAACTCATGCAGGAGATCAAAAAACAATGGCCTCATATTTCAGTTGTAGTTATCAGTGGAAAAGCATCGATTGAAATGGCAGTTAAAGCAATGAAACTGGGAGCAGAGGATTTTATTGAGAAACCTGTGGAAGATCTTGAACTCTTAAAATTGATGATCGAAAAAATTCTCAAATCAAAATGGCAGGTTGAAGAAATTAAAAGATTAAGAAACATTCTTGCTCACGGTTTTGATAGAACCAATATTGTCGGGAATAGTCTTGTCATCCAGAAGATCATGGAAAAGGTTAAAGTTATCGCACCCCTTGATACAACCGTCCTGATAACCGGTGAAACAGGTGTGGGTAAAGAGCTTTTTGCGGAATTAATTTACAGAAACAGCAAAAGAAAAGATAAGAAATTTGTCGCACTTAATTGCGGTGGAATTCCAGAAAATCTATTAGAGAGTATGCTTTTTGGTCATAAGAAGGGAGCATTCACAGATGCGATCAGAGACAAGATAGGATATTTTCAGGAAGCTGATGGAGGAACTCTTTTTCTCGATGAGATCACGGAAACTTCACCTTCTTTTCAAATTAAAATGCTCAGAGTATTGGAAAAAGGTGTTATTCGTCAGGTTGGAGGAGACAAAGATATCGAGGTTGATGTCAGGATAATTACAGCTACAAACAAACTCATTGAAGAAGAGATCGAAGCTAAAAACTTTAGGGAGGATCTCTATTACAGATTGAATATTATTAATATAAAAATACCTCCTTTGCGAGAAAGGGTAGAAGATATAAAAATACTGGCAAATGCTTTTATGAATGAATTTTCAGAAAAACATGGAAAACAGAATTTAACAATTTCCGAACCGGCAATGTCTATCCTTCTCGCAAATGAATGGAAAGGTAATGTCAGAGAACTGAAAAATGCGATCGAACATGCAGTGGCTCTTTGTTCTCATACAAAAATTATGCCGGAAGATTTACCTGATAATATTTTTCAGGATAATATCAATTTGGTTGATCCTTTACAGAATTATCTCAATCTACCGTTTAATCATGCAAAAGAAAATTTTGAAAAAAAATATATCGAAGAACTGTTAGTCAAGCATAAAGGAGATGTTACCAAAGTTGCAACTATCTCAAAAATAAAAAGACAAAATCTTTATGAAAAGTTTAAAAAATATGATATCGACTTAAAAAAATTCAGGATATAA